The region AGTGTTCTAGAAGGACTACATCGGCACTGGACAAAGAGGGTCCTGTCCCAAGCATTTGCTGAAAGTGCCATGAGTGAGAGGCCTGGGGTGGCTTCACGTGCATGATGTTTGCCCTGGGTCTGGGCTGGACATGTCCTGAATTAGATGCTGCGGATACTCAGTGGTGCTCCCCCTGGTGGCCAGAAAGCCAGATTGCAGTCACTTTCCCACCTGCCTGCCCACCTGTGAATGGCCCGACAGGGAGCCGGCGTTGCGCGGAGCTAAGGGACAGCCATTGTGCAAGGCTCACTTGGGATTTTTGTTCATTGTCCTAAGATGGGTGGGAAACAACTGCTTGTGGGGGCCAGTGGCTGATGGACTCTCCTTCCTGAGAGGCTGGGTGGGTACAGACGGTACCTTGCTCAATGACACTTTAACACCAGTCTGCAggtgtgtttgtgagtgtgtgcatCTGAGTATGATTGTGCTCATGAGTGTGTGTGATCAGGTGAGCGTGAGTATGAATGTGAATGCGAGTGTGTGCGTGAGTAGgcgcatgtgtgtgcatgagactgtgtgtgtgtgtgcatgtgagtgtgtgttgtGAGGGTGCATGCACATGTGTCTGTGAGCATATTGAGAGTGTGGGCAtgtgagatgtgtgtgtgtgtagtggttCTCCCAGAGGATCATGACGGAAGCATCTCCCAGTGATGCGTGCCTGGGTGAGCCCCTCTGGTTTCCTGTCAATTTCCCTGCAGAATCCCTTCCTAACTGGTGCCTTCCCAGCACATCCCTTTCCCACCAGGGCCCTGTAGGAAGATGGGCTCCCCGGGATGGGGACCTGTGCTGGCCTGCTGCCTGCTACTGGCTGTTGCCTGTGGCCCAACCCTGAGCCTGGTGCCCCGTATCCAGCATGACGAGCAGGAGCAGGAGGGGACCAAGGAGCCGCCAACCCCGCCGGACCACACTGACAGGTGAGGGCTGAGGGTGTGACTGCAGGGGTTCCGCCTCTGGCCCAGGTGAGGTGCACTGTGAGGTGCCCCAAGCAAAAGCCAAAGCTGTGGGGCAGCCCTCATGGACTCTGGCCCTGGGGACAGACAAGCCATTCCTCCTTTCAGTGACATGGGCGCCCCATTGGAAACTGCAGACAGCGAGCCAGCCTCATCCCAAGCTAAGGGAGTAAAGAGCAGCCCAGGTCTCCAGCCCTGCTTTCTGTTTGCCTTTCCGTCCTTGCTTTGTCTCTTGACGGTGTCTGCTGGAGCCGGGGGAGAGGGTTGGCAGAGACTGGGCGGCCAGGTGCTGGCTTTCCTGGACCTGTTGTGGAGGACATGGATGTGCCTTTGTGTCCTCAGTCTGCAGTGACTTATACACTCCAGGCCACTTGGACTGTTTCACAGGACACACAAACTGCTGTTCAACCATGCAAGGTCCCCGAGGCCTGGGTGATAGCTCAAGGCTGGCTTTGGGTCTCTTCAATGCTTTGAGCACCTGGCTGACTTAGTACTTGAGACTTCAGGCTATCTTAGAACACAGCGGAATTGGGCAGGATTAGGGGCCCAGCCACAccattcctttcttcttcttgttttgaCCGAGTGTCAGCTGTCAGCCAGGCCATGCACTAGGTACTGGGCAGCACGCGAGAGGCACCGTCCTGGCCTCTGGGAATCCCGAGGCCATGAGGGAGACAGGTACACAGAGGAATGGGGCCCAGGTAGACCAACAAGAGTGAACTAGGTCTCAAAGGACACCTGGAGGCCTCCCAGGTGCAGACAGAGGGGAAAGCTGCCTGGTAGCCCGAGTGATGCGTGCAGAGGCATGGCTGGGGTGCAGCTGGTGTGAGAGGGTACAGGGAGGCAGCTGAATCTAGTGCGGGAGGGGCGCGCCTGAGCTGAATGCTATAGGAAACTGGAGAAGTCAGTGGTGGAGAGGTTTAGAAGTGACAGTGTTCTAGAAGGAATGCTGAAGGGAGGTAGCAAAGAGGATGAATTGCTGTGGAGAAAGATTTTGAGAGAGCAGTGGAAATGGTGATGGTGCATCTGAAGTGAGAAGGGCCAAGGGTACAGTACTGGGGGTACCGTGAGGTGAGCTCAGAAGCCTCAGGACTCTGCTGAATATGGTGGGGAGGCCAGGGAAGTCCCTGGAGCGAGGCTGGAGGCATCATCCTGGGCTCTAGGAGTGGAGGGACAAGGACAGGGATTTCAGTTTGGGACATGTGACATTGGTGGGGCCTGTTGAATCCCTAGATGGAGACTCCTGCTGAGAAGTTTGAAGTCAAGGTCTGGGGCTTAGGAGAGAGGGATGGGTTGGTAGCATCTGTCTGGGGTCCTGGGCTTATGGGCAGTTGAAGTTAGGGTATATAGATCCACTTCCTGGGTTTTCTGGGATTTAAAAGTGGGAGCAGAGTTAGGTAAGAAGCTGACCCACTCAGAGGGACTTTGCTGCCACTGAGATGGGTTGTCACACACAACTCTGGAACCAGGGCAAGAAAAGCCACAGAACAGAAAGCAGGATGCAGTACCGTGAGGTGCCATGAGGTGGTAGCATGGAGCCGTCACCGCCTGTCCTGTTAGTGAGCGGGTTCTTCAAATGTCAAGTTGGAGAATTCAGGGTCTCCAGCCGTTGTTATAGCTCTAAGGAATCCTGAAGATCAAGTTGAACTCTCTCATGTATGACTATATCATTTTCTGGAATCAGAGACGAGAGATAGGGAGCCACGCCATAGTCCTACATCAGCTGAAGGCCTGCTGCTCCTAGAGGGGCAGGTTTCTCCCAAGCAGCCTCTGCATGGCCGTCAAGTTACTGGTGTTTGTGTTGTTAGTGTTTCTGTGACTGTTACTGTTGTTGACAAAGGGCGGGGGCTCTTTCTGAAGTGTCATTTAAGACCCCAGAGTTCTCCATGCGCCAAGTTTAACATCCAGGTGAAAGGGGAGAAGGCAGGTCAGCTGCGCCAGACCCAGTAGCAGCAGAGGAGAGGCGTTCACAGGCGGGGAGGCCACGATTTTCATTGTGGTGCTTTATTCCCTCAGGGctgaagaaaaacatgaaaaatacagcCCCAGCCAGGGCAAGGAGCTGCCCACTTCCCAGTGCTTTCGCTGCTGTGACCCCGCTGGCCCCCTGTACCCAGTGGCCCCAGTGCCCCAGATTAACATCACCATCCTGAAAGGTCAGACTGCGGCAAGGGCCAGCGCAGGGGCTCTTCTGGGGCAAGACAGAACCCTTCAGTGGGGCTGGGCAGGGCACAGCCAGGTTGTCTCCTGGAGGCGAGGCAGAGAAAAGTCTGATTTTGAGGCTCTGGCCCCCTTCCTAGCAGAGGGATTAGGAAGGGGCCACAGGATTAAGAATGGGGGAGAGAGCCCAAGGGCTGTCCGgggcctccccccaccccttgggTATAGACCGTAGACTTCTGTGATCTTTGTCTTGAGGCTTGGTGCCCCAGGCTGCTTTCTGAATGCCACCCACTCTCCACAGCCCTGCACACAGCACCTGACCTTACCCAGTCCCACAGAATCTGATGGGAATGCTTGCAACCCAGAtgccccagcatctgcagttcatTTGCTCTGAGTGAACCTGGCCACAGACCCTGTTGCTTTTGGACAAACccatgtgttcccttttctttgccAGAActctccagaaggaaaaaaacaaacaaacaacaaaaacgaTTGCTTCTGGATGAAAATAGAACTCCCTGGACTGAGTCTGTTTGCCCAGTTTGGGAATTCAAGTGCCCTGGTGCCAGGATGGGGGCCGCACAGCAGGGCAGGTCACAGCTCgcagcccaggcccaggcccaggcgaCCACTCAATGCCACCTGTTTTCCTGTCCCTTTTAGGCGAGAAGGGTGACCGCGGGGATCGTGGCCTCCAGGGGAAATACGGCAAAACGGGCTCTGTGGGCGCCCGGGGCCACGTTGGACCCAAAGGGCAGAAAGGTTCCGTGGGGGCCCCCGGGGACCGGTGCAAGAACCACTACGCCGCCTTCTCCGTGGGCCGCAAGAAGCCCCTGCACAGCAGCGACTACTACCAGACGGTGGTCTTCGACACGGAGTTCGTGAACCTCTACGGCCACTTCAACATGTTCACGGGCAGGTTCTACTGCTACGTGCCCGGCATCTACTTCTTCAGCCTGAACGTGCACACCTGGAACCAGAAGGAGACGTACCTGCACATCATGCGTAACGCAGAGGAGGCCGTGATCCTGTACGCGCAGGTCAGCGACCGCAGCATCATGCAGAGCCAGAGCCTGCTGCTGCAGCTGCGCGAGCAGGACGAGGTGTGGGTGCGCCTCTTCCGCGGCGAGCGCGAGAACGCCATCTTCAGCGACGAGTTCGACACCTACATCACCTTCAGCGGCTACCTGGTGAAGCACGCGGCCGAGCCCTAGCCAGACCCCGccccgcgccccgccccgccccgccccgcgccccgccccgcgccccgCGCTCCGCCCCGAGCCCCGCcccgcgccccgccccgcgccccgccccgcgccccgCGCTCCGCCCCGCGCGCACCGTGGGGCCCAGAACCCGGCCGCTCCGTCTGTCGCCTCCTCCCCTCCTGGTTTCcttggcctctgcctccccagcctCGGCATTCAACCAGGAGGCCAGATCTCGCCCCTTCCTGGAGGGCTGACGGCAGATGAGGTCACCGGGTGGGGCTCCCTTCTGTGTGCACGTCCTTAAGTGACTCCGGACGGCCGCAGGGTGTCCCAGCGTGCAGCACCCCTGCCCTGCTTGTCTCCCTGGAAATAATTAGGCAAATTCTAAAGGTtgaaaaaggagcaaagaaaacagtggaggaaaaaggaaagtgtTGTTATTTGTGCCTTTTCAGCCGGCTGGCTCCTGGGGGAGGGTCCTTTTTGCTGGAGGTCGCTAGAGGCTCTGTCCAAGAGAAGATCTAAGGCAGAGGCCTAGGGGCGCCCAGGAAACCACGTCTGGCTTAATTCTTTCAGGCCACATGCCAGCCTTCTTGGGAGACAGCTGGGCCAATGTTCATGTCTTGGTGACATCCTTGTGGCCTTGCCCAAGGCTCAGCTGGTCTTTCTGAGCCACAACAGTGAGGGCATTGCGGCTGGAGCAGTACCTGTCAGCCTTCCAGAGGGACAGCCAAACCCCCTGCCATTAGCTCTGAGCTGAGTTCTGGGCTCCTGACTGCAGCCGGGGACCTCAGGGACCCCCAGACCTGCTGATGTTTCTATGAGGAGCAAAGCTCCCAGTACACCCAGGCACGGTGCTGCTGCACGCCTCACACCACCCTGAGTCCTAGGGAGGTTCTCCCTGCCTCTCAGCCTGTTCCTCCTCCCACTCAGAGCAGCCACGGAAGGCCCAGGCCTTTGATTCTGTTCCTATCCTGCACACTGCCTCCCAGTCCCTTCCAGGGTCCAGCCTCCCCAGCTCTGCAGCTGCTGTGCTGCTTTGCAGCCAGGCTGATGGCACCATCCAGATCTTTGGCCTTTCTCAGGGTCTCAGAACAGGGAGAGGTGGAGGGGCCTGGAGGGGTCCTATAGCCTTAGTCCTGAGCCAGCATAAAAGGGGAACTGTGTCCCAACAGTGGAGGGAACTGATGCCCTGGAAGCCAGCATCAGAGGGGCAGTGGCCCCCGTGGCTCTTTCGAGTCCTCCAGAGCAGGCTGCTGCATCTAACTGGTGCTCTGGCTCTGTCCCTGGCAGCTGGCAGCCCTGCGTTCACTGACCTCGAGGACCCCACAGCTCTTCCCCACCCTGCCAGGGTCATTTTCACTGTCTGCTGTGGCCCCCGACCCCCCCCACATGAGCCTTCCTCCCACTGCCTGGTGACCCCTGATTCTGACTGACCActcttccctctctgggcctggcTGTGGGGTCTGGGGTCTGCACGTGCCTCCCTTCAATGGACTTCTGCTGGTCAGACTCGGGGCATGCCCACAGGCAGAGTGCTGCCCACTGCTTGAGCTCCCTCAGTGTTCTTCCTGGAAAACATTAAACTCCAAATTGTGTTTTTCAACATCATGGACGTGTCTGTTTGTGCACTGAACTgaatccccttccctttcccctgtcCACCCTGTGCCCACCCCTGCCTGGGGGGCGCTCAGCCTCATACCGGGGCCATGTCTTGTCCCTCGTGGGTGCtggggggtggtggctcatgactgggGCGGGAGCCAGGGGCTCGCCTTCTTGGGCAGTACCACGGTGTCCTGGGAGAAGCAGGAATGGTGAAGGCAGTGACTTGGCTGTGGCTCCACAGCCTGGACAACTGTATTTGCTTCCTGGGGCAGCCAAGCAGAACACCACACACaggatggcttaaaacaacagagatttatcctcttgcagttctggagaccagatgtcggaaatcaaggtgtcagcagggctctGTTCCCTCGGAAGGCTCCAGGGGCGGCTCTGACTACAGCTCTTCCAGCTCTTGCAGGCCCTAGGCATCCCTGGGCTTTGGCCTGCAAtgccccagcctctgcctccatctctctgCAGCTTCTCCTCGGTCTCATTCGCAGGTCCCAGAAGTCAGGTAGATACATCTTTCTGGGTGATTTAGTTCAACCTGCTACACAGCAGCTCAGAGGTTTGAGCACACCCTTCAGCAGCGCCCTTCACGCCCAGCCCCAGTGGGGCAGcacagaaatttctttttgtttctaatagTGGCCAGGCGTTTACCCACACACAGGGAGCAGGACATAAGCTGCCTTGCTCCCTCTGATACCAGCAGGCTGGAAAATAGTTggtctcctcttctgcctggtCTGGGGCGAGCCCACTGTTCCTGCTGGGGCTTGGTCAGGGCCAGGAGCTACAATCCTGCTCTTGGCAGGACAACAAGCAGGCCCCCTTTTCTACAGAGCTGAGGCTGGGCTTTCTGTGCAGAGGGCCAGGAGTATAGAGGCTGAGTGCCTTTTCCAAGGTGCCTGCAAGGAACCAGGCAGCTTTTCTAGGCACAGAGTCGTGTGGGTGGAGCACCTCTTCTGATGCCCTCCCTCTGTGTGCTCCTCCTGCGGGCCTGTCAGCCAGCCTTTGGCTTTGCtcactcttcctcccctctctctcctgctttgtGGCTGGTCACCTGCAAGGCGCTGGGGGCACAGGGAGGGTAAGATACGTCCTTGCCTTCCTGATAATTTTCCTGGGATTTTGCTGTGGTGTGACAGAGGG is a window of Nycticebus coucang isolate mNycCou1 chromosome 18, mNycCou1.pri, whole genome shotgun sequence DNA encoding:
- the C1QTNF1 gene encoding complement C1q tumor necrosis factor-related protein 1 isoform X1, producing MTEQEAGPCRKMGSPGWGPVLACCLLLAVACGPTLSLVPRIQHDEQEQEGTKEPPTPPDHTDRAEEKHEKYSPSQGKELPTSQCFRCCDPAGPLYPVAPVPQINITILKGEKGDRGDRGLQGKYGKTGSVGARGHVGPKGQKGSVGAPGDRCKNHYAAFSVGRKKPLHSSDYYQTVVFDTEFVNLYGHFNMFTGRFYCYVPGIYFFSLNVHTWNQKETYLHIMRNAEEAVILYAQVSDRSIMQSQSLLLQLREQDEVWVRLFRGERENAIFSDEFDTYITFSGYLVKHAAEP
- the C1QTNF1 gene encoding complement C1q tumor necrosis factor-related protein 1 isoform X2, giving the protein MGSPGWGPVLACCLLLAVACGPTLSLVPRIQHDEQEQEGTKEPPTPPDHTDRAEEKHEKYSPSQGKELPTSQCFRCCDPAGPLYPVAPVPQINITILKGEKGDRGDRGLQGKYGKTGSVGARGHVGPKGQKGSVGAPGDRCKNHYAAFSVGRKKPLHSSDYYQTVVFDTEFVNLYGHFNMFTGRFYCYVPGIYFFSLNVHTWNQKETYLHIMRNAEEAVILYAQVSDRSIMQSQSLLLQLREQDEVWVRLFRGERENAIFSDEFDTYITFSGYLVKHAAEP